The following coding sequences lie in one Gallaecimonas pentaromativorans genomic window:
- a CDS encoding prepilin-type N-terminal cleavage/methylation domain-containing protein encodes MNGRNRGFGLIEVMVAIAVIGIGVTGLVVLQKTFLRSSSENMNRSVAMELAKSKLEDFRRFDDVVSGTANYVDIVSGNDTVAVGGQNYSRTWGITDLYYDKSTNSWSTVMPNGAVSSDQKLVAINVSWSNVDGTESVALNSSLSASSTAEKKQSLDPTPSSAGPQVTYTPGQAPDVIALNLNTAGQGNKRETSKPLPEVIKQGNSTLVKFDTVTYKPNSTTLIREDFATINCECSLLGSTALAYTPFRSKPDLNSDGSVNEHQVIVEDGTLLSKSSGTPSTNNASSYCTVCCANHFDAASGSYPGFDPDRTPPHSHYRFNTTSYNTFNASTFSGSDFALATSGKYLEACRLLRVDGLYRVTQDWRLIDLVMMRKDWLESAANQTSYQTYVLAKVKDFITGSSTADRNSLRDTVSPDGLLISGSGVTQLMARGIYVDYLDAQDISYLSSIINGSDSDWPSLVPFYDVNLTLLADWKIPSGSGLSVTNESIQSVDSDPGSDYYGTYSRGALTVANSSNGSVAVRARKGNTGITGSLPTDVTDATQYLEDSLVVSLSGASSAVKGSLVCRVMKSSGNATTDCDNSIPEAATIVATNSATGAADPDIQCSVVSAGGNNAKPAYSCTGFSSSWVGQLNFSYTGFTFKPTSVPLNIATQADANGIVAGGTVTMCSAQVVANNKCN; translated from the coding sequence ATGAACGGGCGTAATCGCGGTTTTGGGCTTATAGAAGTGATGGTGGCCATTGCGGTCATTGGTATCGGCGTCACCGGCCTGGTGGTATTGCAAAAGACCTTCTTGCGCAGCAGCAGTGAAAACATGAATCGCAGTGTGGCCATGGAGCTGGCCAAGTCGAAATTGGAAGACTTCCGGCGTTTTGACGATGTGGTGTCGGGTACCGCCAACTATGTGGATATTGTCAGTGGCAATGACACGGTGGCGGTTGGCGGACAAAACTACAGTCGCACTTGGGGCATTACCGATCTTTACTACGATAAGAGCACCAACAGCTGGTCTACTGTGATGCCCAATGGCGCCGTGTCATCCGACCAAAAACTGGTAGCCATAAACGTCAGTTGGAGCAATGTCGATGGCACTGAATCGGTAGCCCTCAATTCATCCCTATCTGCCAGCTCTACCGCAGAGAAAAAGCAATCGCTGGACCCAACCCCCAGCTCGGCCGGCCCTCAGGTTACTTACACACCTGGGCAAGCACCCGATGTTATCGCCCTGAACCTTAATACCGCTGGCCAGGGCAACAAGCGAGAAACCAGCAAACCCTTGCCGGAGGTCATCAAGCAGGGCAACAGCACTCTGGTCAAGTTCGATACCGTGACTTACAAACCGAACAGCACCACGCTGATACGAGAAGACTTTGCCACTATTAACTGCGAGTGTTCATTGCTGGGCAGCACGGCCCTGGCCTACACGCCGTTTCGCTCCAAACCTGACCTCAACAGCGACGGCAGTGTCAACGAACACCAAGTGATAGTGGAAGACGGTACGCTGCTGAGCAAAAGCTCTGGCACACCCTCTACCAACAACGCATCCAGTTATTGCACCGTGTGCTGCGCCAACCACTTCGATGCTGCCAGTGGCAGCTATCCAGGCTTTGATCCAGACCGGACTCCCCCCCATTCCCATTACCGCTTTAACACCACCAGCTATAACACCTTCAACGCTTCGACCTTCAGTGGCTCAGATTTTGCCTTGGCAACCAGTGGTAAATACCTGGAAGCCTGCCGTTTGCTGCGGGTGGATGGCCTTTACCGCGTTACCCAGGACTGGCGTCTGATTGACTTGGTAATGATGCGTAAAGATTGGTTGGAAAGTGCCGCCAATCAAACGTCTTACCAGACCTATGTGCTCGCCAAGGTTAAGGATTTTATTACCGGTAGCAGTACTGCTGACAGAAATAGCCTGCGAGACACGGTTTCGCCCGATGGGCTTCTTATCAGTGGCTCCGGGGTAACGCAACTGATGGCCAGGGGGATTTATGTGGATTACCTGGACGCGCAAGATATCTCTTACCTGAGCTCAATAATCAATGGTAGCGACAGCGACTGGCCGTCACTGGTGCCATTTTACGACGTGAACCTGACATTGCTGGCGGATTGGAAGATACCCTCCGGCAGCGGATTGTCGGTTACCAATGAAAGCATTCAGTCGGTGGATTCCGACCCTGGCTCCGATTACTACGGCACCTATAGCCGCGGTGCTCTGACTGTTGCCAACAGCTCCAACGGCAGCGTTGCGGTGAGGGCCAGGAAGGGTAACACTGGCATTACCGGCTCTTTGCCGACCGATGTAACTGATGCCACTCAATATCTTGAAGACAGTCTGGTAGTCTCGCTATCCGGCGCTTCCAGCGCCGTCAAAGGCAGTTTGGTGTGCAGAGTGATGAAAAGCAGCGGTAACGCCACCACTGATTGCGACAACAGCATTCCCGAGGCCGCCACCATTGTGGCAACCAACAGTGCTACTGGCGCGGCGGATCCGGACATTCAATGTTCGGTGGTGAGCGCTGGCGGCAACAACGCCAAGCCTGCATACAGCTGCACCGGTTTTAGTAGCAGTTGGGTGGGCCAGCTTAACTTCAGCTACACCGGCTTTACCTTCAAACCGACCAGCGTGCCTTTAAACATCGCTACCCAGGCCGATGCCAATGGCATTGTGGCCGGTGGAACCGTTACCATGTGTTCGGCGCAGGTGGTTGCCAATAACAAGTGCAACTGA
- a CDS encoding pilus assembly PilX family protein: MTTSNSRGFVTLTITLIIMVMAVGVAVFTARNKVTENRILLNEIRHEQAFEAAESGLEYALARLRKDATVGALGFTLTNANVSGAQTTFSVTSVEDSVAFTSTSGESVIYPIARLTASGNSQDNSTTETHLETVVVTPIVTVGPTSPLTVGGNMTVGGSFSVAANPNGSGRGVPVSIWMKEPVDLSGSVKTCGQQEWNGGDCTSAIYSSKNNPGIDIVDNDPSFPSDLFAYVFGYSSSNWQDVKSDASYLLTSCSSLTGSETGLIVVEGDCDLKVNIGSQTNPALILVVDGDLTLNANKNYYGVIFSFHTDPSVSTSLKANGTAEMNGALLANHDVDISSGTFGVRFDELALGNIKTGSAFQRVWRLPGSWRDWQ, encoded by the coding sequence ATGACGACATCTAATTCTCGCGGCTTTGTGACCTTAACCATCACCCTCATCATCATGGTGATGGCGGTTGGGGTTGCGGTGTTTACCGCCCGCAACAAGGTGACCGAGAACCGTATTCTGCTTAACGAAATTCGCCATGAGCAGGCCTTTGAAGCGGCTGAAAGTGGCCTGGAATACGCTCTTGCCAGGCTACGCAAAGACGCAACAGTTGGGGCGCTTGGTTTTACCCTGACCAACGCCAACGTTTCGGGCGCGCAGACGACCTTCTCGGTAACCTCGGTGGAAGATTCGGTCGCGTTCACCAGCACTTCGGGGGAAAGCGTGATTTACCCCATCGCCCGCCTTACGGCTAGCGGCAACTCTCAGGACAATTCCACCACCGAGACCCATCTTGAGACGGTGGTCGTCACCCCCATCGTCACCGTAGGGCCAACGTCGCCGCTGACAGTGGGGGGCAACATGACGGTTGGCGGCTCTTTTAGCGTGGCTGCCAACCCCAATGGCAGCGGCCGTGGCGTGCCGGTGTCCATTTGGATGAAAGAACCGGTGGATTTAAGCGGCAGCGTTAAAACCTGTGGCCAGCAGGAGTGGAATGGCGGGGATTGCACCTCGGCCATCTATTCCTCCAAGAATAATCCCGGTATCGATATCGTCGATAACGACCCCAGCTTCCCCAGCGATTTGTTTGCCTACGTGTTCGGTTACAGCAGCTCTAATTGGCAGGATGTGAAAAGCGATGCTTCTTACCTCCTGACCAGTTGCAGCAGCCTAACCGGCAGCGAAACAGGGCTTATCGTGGTCGAGGGCGATTGCGATCTTAAAGTGAATATCGGTTCGCAAACCAACCCTGCGCTGATCCTAGTGGTGGACGGCGATTTGACACTCAACGCCAACAAAAATTACTACGGGGTGATTTTCAGCTTTCATACCGACCCCAGCGTCAGCACTAGCTTGAAGGCCAACGGCACCGCTGAAATGAACGGTGCTTTGCTCGCCAACCACGACGTAGACATTTCCTCAGGTACCTTTGGTGTCCGTTTTGACGAACTGGCACTGGGCAATATTAAAACCGGCAGTGCCTTCCAACGGGTTTGGCGCCTGCCCGGCAGCTGGAGAGACTGGCAATGA